In one Micromonospora polyrhachis genomic region, the following are encoded:
- a CDS encoding DUF2089 domain-containing protein: MDWRELTDLTQGKPFVVERVRLAGSGIAVEGQFEPPQLAQLSADDQVFVAAFVRSHGSIKEMERIFGVSYPTVKSRLNRIAEQLDFVDTDPAPTGADVVDRLRRGEISVEEALTELERSR, translated from the coding sequence GTGGACTGGCGGGAACTGACGGACCTGACGCAGGGGAAGCCGTTCGTGGTCGAGCGGGTCCGCCTCGCCGGCAGCGGCATTGCGGTCGAGGGCCAGTTCGAGCCGCCGCAGTTGGCTCAGCTCAGTGCCGACGACCAGGTGTTCGTTGCCGCGTTCGTCCGGTCGCACGGTTCGATCAAGGAGATGGAGCGGATCTTCGGGGTGAGCTACCCGACGGTCAAGTCCCGGCTGAACCGGATCGCCGAGCAACTCGACTTCGTCGACACCGACCCGGCGCCGACCGGTGCCGACGTTGTTGACCGCCTGCGGCGGGGAGAGATCAGCGTCGAGGAGGCACTAACCGAGTTGGAGAGGTCCCGATGA
- a CDS encoding SHOCT-like domain-containing protein: MNEQRRQVLEMLAEGKITADEAERLIDVLERKQPESPQGAVSGPKPRPKYLRVVVNSEDDFSGDGPARVNVRVPLQLLRAGVRLTTLIPPQALTKVNDELTRSGVPIDLTQLKPQHIEELIEHLDDLTVDVDQPDAKVQVFCE, translated from the coding sequence ATGAACGAGCAGCGCCGCCAGGTTCTGGAGATGCTGGCCGAGGGGAAGATCACCGCGGATGAGGCCGAGCGGCTGATCGATGTCCTTGAACGGAAGCAGCCCGAGTCGCCGCAGGGAGCCGTGTCCGGCCCGAAACCCCGACCCAAGTACCTGCGTGTCGTGGTGAACTCGGAGGACGATTTCAGCGGTGATGGGCCGGCCCGGGTCAACGTCCGGGTCCCGCTGCAACTACTGCGCGCCGGGGTTCGGCTTACGACCCTCATCCCTCCGCAGGCGCTCACCAAGGTCAACGACGAGCTGACCAGGTCCGGCGTACCGATCGACCTTACCCAGCTCAAACCGCAGCACATCGAGGAACTCATCGAGCACCTCGACGACCTCACCGTCGACGTCGACCAGCCCGACGCCAAGGTGCAGGTGTTCTGCGAGTAA
- a CDS encoding alpha/beta fold hydrolase yields the protein MTINESAWTGMVPVDDTALYVSDTGGHGRPVVYLNGAYADQSHWRRVISDLGSDYRHITYDERARGRSKRSLDYSFEACIRDVDAVLKARGVDRALLVGWSYGGILAWHWADRNPDRALGVVTVDAFPVGLTGEAGHERIRKLFRRMRLLFPIASRLGLAARMTADQHADVNIELNEIAAVSAPVLDRLTCPVRFVLATGDSLGSQDGEMEQGRAVLDPILA from the coding sequence ATGACCATCAACGAATCCGCCTGGACCGGCATGGTGCCGGTCGATGACACCGCACTCTACGTATCCGACACCGGTGGCCACGGCCGTCCCGTGGTCTACCTCAACGGCGCCTACGCCGACCAGTCGCACTGGCGGCGCGTCATCTCCGATCTCGGCAGCGACTACCGGCACATCACCTACGACGAGCGTGCCCGCGGCAGGTCGAAGCGTTCGTTGGACTATTCGTTTGAGGCATGCATCCGAGATGTGGATGCCGTCCTCAAGGCCAGGGGCGTGGACCGGGCGCTGCTGGTGGGCTGGTCCTATGGGGGCATCCTGGCATGGCACTGGGCCGACCGGAATCCCGACCGCGCCCTGGGAGTGGTGACCGTGGACGCTTTTCCGGTCGGTCTGACCGGTGAGGCCGGCCATGAGCGGATCCGGAAGCTGTTCCGCCGGATGCGGTTGTTGTTTCCGATCGCCAGCCGGCTGGGCCTGGCCGCGCGGATGACCGCTGACCAGCACGCCGACGTCAACATCGAGCTCAACGAGATCGCCGCCGTCAGCGCGCCGGTCCTCGACCGTCTGACCTGCCCGGTGCGGTTCGTCCTGGCCACGGGTGACAGCCTCGGAAGCCAGGACGGAGAAATGGAACAGGGGCGGGCCGTGCTCGATCCGATCCTCGCGTAA
- a CDS encoding phosphotransferase: MRTGELPAIAAALGSPVLSTRPLAGGFSHETWLFGLADRQVVVRLGGPDPAIEAAVMTAAGRHVPVPQVLHLLPATAMPDEARPAMVVEYVGGTLLSHVLEDTTLDSRALASLGAEVGRVVAGISRVRFDRPGFFTDAQLTVGPERPWSQQLPEIASACLAATDVARLDPATQQAWRDLCVTHAPALARVDEHSRLVHGDINPKNILVTRTRNGWRVDAVLDWEFSYSGCPYGDAANMMRFGADYPAPYLDGFRSAFAAYLPADLPSAEEWAYLGRVLDMFALSDLITRPAENPVADQAAAQIRRWVADGLPDDELATLDAGGYAGR, translated from the coding sequence ATGCGCACTGGGGAGTTACCCGCGATCGCGGCGGCGCTGGGCAGCCCTGTCCTGTCGACACGGCCACTGGCTGGCGGTTTCTCGCACGAGACGTGGCTGTTCGGGCTGGCCGACCGTCAGGTGGTCGTACGCCTCGGCGGGCCAGATCCCGCCATCGAAGCCGCCGTCATGACTGCCGCTGGGCGCCACGTTCCCGTACCGCAGGTGCTGCACCTCCTACCGGCCACCGCGATGCCCGACGAGGCCCGGCCGGCGATGGTCGTCGAATACGTGGGCGGAACGCTGCTCAGCCACGTACTCGAAGACACCACCCTCGACAGCAGAGCCCTGGCCTCCCTCGGGGCGGAGGTGGGACGGGTCGTCGCCGGCATCAGCCGGGTACGGTTCGACCGACCGGGCTTCTTCACCGACGCGCAACTCACCGTCGGCCCGGAACGCCCCTGGTCACAGCAGCTACCCGAGATAGCCAGCGCCTGCCTGGCCGCCACCGACGTGGCCCGCCTCGACCCAGCCACGCAACAAGCCTGGCGGGACCTGTGTGTGACACACGCCCCGGCGCTCGCCAGGGTCGACGAGCACAGTCGACTTGTCCACGGCGACATCAACCCCAAGAACATCCTGGTGACCCGTACACGGAACGGATGGCGGGTGGACGCCGTCCTCGACTGGGAGTTCAGTTACTCCGGCTGCCCGTACGGGGACGCGGCGAACATGATGCGGTTCGGCGCGGACTATCCCGCCCCCTACCTCGACGGTTTCCGGTCGGCCTTCGCCGCGTATCTGCCGGCCGACCTGCCATCCGCCGAAGAGTGGGCCTATCTCGGGCGGGTGCTGGACATGTTCGCGCTCAGCGACCTGATCACCCGTCCGGCTGAGAATCCGGTGGCCGACCAGGCGGCGGCGCAGATCCGGCGCTGGGTCGCCGATGGACTCCCCGACGACGAGCTGGCCACACTCGACGCCGGGGGGTATGCCGGCCGCTGA
- a CDS encoding carboxylesterase/lipase family protein: MTYTDPTVRTRYGTVRGTTHGRIHSFKGIPYARPPFGPYRMRPPQRGTPWTAIRPAVDFGPTAPQPQFPLPANMDGFYPTIAGKDCLNLNVWSADLGGARQPVMVWLHGGGFDGGSSSIYDGSRFARDGVVFVSLNYRLGVEGFGDLGDGNVNLALLDQIAALHWVRENITAFGGDPDNVTIFGESSGAMSVGALLTMPAAHGLFQRAIMQSGAGNTTFAPETAQHIGRLLAAELGVPPTRDAIAAVEMERLLDAQNAVMAQLAPYPDPRRWNGEPGARVTAWQPVVDGQILPTRPIDAIRAGVGADVDILIGTNAEEGRLSLVPFGLLDAITDDDLLTAMKLYGLPVDRALAVYRASNPGAGPGDLLSLLQRDWWYRIPAYRLAEARAGIAAATYLYEFAWRSPQFDGLLGACHFLEVPFVFDLLDSPLFQKLTGTRPPQALAATMHASWIAFATHGDPGWAGYDLVKRPVMRFDTASRLGYDPQPAERSIWDGVY, translated from the coding sequence ATGACGTACACGGACCCCACCGTCAGGACCCGGTACGGCACCGTCCGGGGCACCACCCACGGCCGAATCCACAGCTTCAAAGGCATCCCGTACGCCAGGCCACCCTTCGGCCCCTACCGGATGCGCCCGCCGCAACGGGGCACCCCGTGGACCGCGATCCGCCCGGCCGTCGACTTCGGCCCCACCGCGCCCCAGCCGCAGTTCCCCCTTCCCGCGAACATGGACGGCTTCTACCCCACCATCGCCGGAAAGGACTGTCTCAACCTCAACGTCTGGTCTGCTGACCTGGGTGGGGCACGGCAGCCGGTCATGGTGTGGCTACACGGCGGCGGGTTCGACGGGGGCAGCAGCAGCATCTACGACGGCAGCCGGTTCGCCCGCGACGGGGTCGTCTTCGTGAGCCTCAACTACCGGCTCGGCGTGGAGGGCTTCGGCGACCTGGGCGACGGCAACGTCAACCTCGCACTGCTCGACCAGATCGCCGCCCTGCACTGGGTACGGGAGAACATCACCGCCTTCGGCGGCGACCCCGACAACGTCACCATCTTCGGAGAGTCCTCCGGGGCGATGTCGGTCGGCGCGCTGCTCACCATGCCAGCCGCCCACGGACTGTTCCAGCGGGCCATCATGCAGAGCGGAGCCGGGAACACCACGTTCGCACCCGAGACCGCACAGCACATCGGTCGGCTGCTCGCCGCCGAACTGGGCGTCCCACCGACCCGAGACGCGATCGCCGCCGTGGAGATGGAGCGGCTGCTCGACGCGCAGAACGCGGTGATGGCGCAGCTGGCCCCGTACCCCGATCCCCGACGCTGGAACGGCGAGCCCGGCGCCCGCGTGACCGCCTGGCAGCCGGTCGTCGACGGGCAGATCCTTCCCACCCGGCCGATCGACGCCATCCGGGCCGGCGTCGGTGCGGACGTCGACATCCTGATCGGCACCAACGCGGAGGAGGGAAGACTGTCACTGGTGCCGTTCGGGCTGCTCGACGCGATCACCGACGACGACCTGCTCACCGCCATGAAGCTGTACGGCCTCCCGGTGGATCGGGCCCTGGCCGTCTATCGTGCGAGCAACCCGGGTGCCGGTCCCGGTGACCTGCTCTCGCTGTTGCAGCGCGACTGGTGGTACCGCATCCCGGCCTACCGGCTCGCCGAAGCCAGAGCCGGGATCGCCGCAGCCACCTACCTGTACGAGTTCGCCTGGCGTTCACCCCAATTCGACGGGCTTCTCGGTGCCTGCCACTTCCTGGAGGTTCCGTTCGTCTTCGACCTGCTGGACTCCCCGCTGTTCCAGAAACTGACCGGTACGCGGCCTCCGCAGGCACTCGCCGCCACCATGCACGCCAGCTGGATCGCGTTCGCCACCCACGGCGATCCGGGCTGGGCCGGATACGACCTGGTCAAGCGACCGGTGATGCGCTTCGACACGGCATCCAGACTTGGGTACGACCCACAGCCGGCCGAACGAAGCATCTGGGACGGCGTCTACTGA
- a CDS encoding TetR/AcrR family transcriptional regulator C-terminal domain-containing protein, translating to MVGRTRGQRAGLTREAVLEAAMTLADREGLAALSMRRLGAELGVEAMTLYHHVASKDELLDGLVERLFVEAAPPRFTGRSWREGLRSYAHSLRAALLAHPNVIPLVVSRPALTPQNLQIMEDGLEALVEAGFPLEMALDVVYSLSDLVVGQVATRRGATTTGARDRPVSVPDPDRFPLLTEAVRTAQHAGPNARFDFALDAMLSGFEAARVTDGG from the coding sequence GTGGTCGGTCGCACACGTGGCCAGCGGGCGGGACTGACCCGGGAGGCTGTACTCGAAGCCGCTATGACGCTGGCCGACCGGGAGGGCTTGGCCGCACTGTCGATGCGTCGCCTCGGTGCCGAACTCGGCGTCGAGGCGATGACCCTCTACCACCACGTGGCCAGCAAGGACGAGCTGCTGGACGGGCTGGTCGAACGACTCTTCGTCGAGGCCGCGCCGCCTCGCTTCACCGGCCGGTCGTGGCGGGAGGGTCTGCGCAGCTACGCCCACTCACTGCGGGCAGCCCTGCTGGCACACCCGAACGTGATCCCGCTCGTCGTGTCCCGGCCGGCATTGACGCCACAGAACCTACAGATCATGGAAGATGGGCTCGAGGCGCTGGTCGAGGCGGGATTCCCGCTGGAGATGGCGCTGGACGTCGTGTACTCCCTGTCCGACCTCGTGGTGGGACAGGTCGCCACCCGGCGAGGTGCCACGACCACCGGAGCACGAGACCGACCCGTCTCCGTACCGGACCCCGATCGGTTCCCGCTACTGACCGAGGCGGTACGCACCGCGCAGCACGCCGGCCCGAACGCCCGGTTCGACTTCGCGCTCGATGCGATGCTGTCCGGCTTCGAGGCGGCACGAGTGACGGACGGCGGATAG
- a CDS encoding LysR family transcriptional regulator, protein MELRQLEYFVTVAETGNFTRTAEQLHVAQPGVSAQIRRLERELGQELLDRSGRVVRVTEVGMAVLPYARAALAAVDGVRLAVDELAGLVRGHVSIGMVTSHNVDLPGLLARFHEAHPAVEVTLAEANTDQLVEDLRAGSLDTAIISVGGGIPAGLAIQVVDDQPIVAAVSHDHELAVHQVISIDTLRGRLMISMPRGTGLRARLEEACATAGFTPRIAFEASSPEFLAQLAARGLGVAILPRAFVEARSEHLRPVTIGRPSIRGRLVFAWRADGPPSPAGRALVRHARQLLGDASSRGR, encoded by the coding sequence ATGGAACTGCGGCAGCTCGAATACTTCGTGACCGTGGCCGAGACGGGAAACTTCACTCGCACCGCCGAGCAGCTGCACGTGGCACAGCCGGGGGTCAGCGCCCAGATCCGACGACTGGAACGCGAACTCGGCCAGGAGCTGCTGGACCGGTCCGGACGCGTCGTACGGGTGACCGAGGTGGGCATGGCCGTCCTGCCGTACGCGCGGGCGGCGCTGGCAGCGGTGGACGGCGTCCGGCTCGCCGTGGACGAGCTGGCTGGCCTCGTCCGCGGACACGTCTCGATCGGGATGGTGACCTCGCACAACGTCGACCTGCCCGGCCTGTTGGCACGGTTCCACGAGGCGCATCCGGCGGTGGAGGTGACACTGGCCGAGGCGAACACCGACCAGCTTGTCGAGGACCTGCGCGCGGGAAGTCTCGATACGGCGATCATCAGTGTGGGCGGTGGCATCCCGGCCGGACTCGCGATCCAGGTGGTCGACGACCAGCCCATCGTCGCGGCGGTCAGTCACGACCATGAGCTCGCCGTGCACCAGGTCATCTCGATCGACACGCTCCGGGGTCGCCTCATGATCAGCATGCCCCGGGGCACCGGCCTGCGGGCACGACTCGAAGAGGCCTGCGCGACCGCCGGGTTCACGCCCCGGATCGCGTTCGAAGCCAGCTCCCCCGAGTTCCTCGCCCAACTCGCGGCCCGAGGGCTGGGAGTGGCCATCCTGCCCAGGGCATTCGTCGAGGCCCGGTCCGAACATCTGCGACCAGTCACGATCGGTCGACCGTCGATACGTGGTCGCCTGGTCTTCGCCTGGCGCGCCGACGGTCCGCCCAGTCCCGCCGGTCGCGCCCTGGTCAGGCACGCCCGCCAGCTGCTCGGCGACGCTAGCAGCCGTGGAAGATGA
- a CDS encoding YybH family protein translates to MTETREPAATPEDLARLFVERANAGDADGLAALYAPDAVLAYPPGSTTVGREAIRAVCERMLAHAPLPFPLEKPLPTIRYGDLALTSTRPADGTGGRVQVARRQPDGTWLRIMDRPEAG, encoded by the coding sequence ATGACCGAAACCCGGGAACCTGCCGCCACCCCCGAGGACCTGGCCCGGCTCTTCGTCGAGCGGGCCAACGCCGGGGACGCCGACGGGCTGGCCGCGCTGTACGCACCCGACGCCGTACTCGCCTACCCGCCGGGATCCACGACCGTGGGGCGGGAGGCGATCCGGGCCGTGTGTGAGCGGATGCTCGCCCACGCGCCGCTGCCCTTCCCGCTGGAGAAGCCACTACCGACGATCCGGTACGGCGACCTCGCCCTCACCTCGACCCGACCGGCCGACGGGACCGGGGGCCGGGTGCAGGTCGCGCGCCGTCAGCCGGACGGGACCTGGCTGCGCATCATGGACCGGCCGGAGGCAGGCTGA
- a CDS encoding DUF397 domain-containing protein has protein sequence MELTGARWRKSTRSNNGGASCVEVADNLSGVVLVRDSKDRTGPNLTFAPDAWANFVSFARENTTGQR, from the coding sequence ATGGAGCTGACCGGCGCGCGCTGGCGCAAGTCCACTCGTAGCAACAACGGTGGTGCCTCCTGTGTCGAGGTCGCCGACAACCTTTCCGGCGTCGTACTGGTCCGCGACAGCAAGGACCGCACCGGCCCTAACCTCACCTTCGCCCCCGACGCCTGGGCCAACTTCGTCAGCTTCGCCCGTGAGAACACCACCGGCCAGCGCTGA
- the uppS gene encoding polyprenyl diphosphate synthase, which yields MLLGDALYGPYVRRLKAHLAKGPLPRHVALVMDGNRRWARRMGFDNPSLGHRYGAEHIEKVLGWCAEAGITHVTIFVASTDNLRKRESAEMQFLMETIEQVIAGRMVRQPGRWRLHLAGRMDTLPDSTRHALKLAQDATRDCDTGQHLTVAVGYDGREEVVDALRSLFVQEAEAGTTAEELARKLTADDIAAHLYTSGQPDPDLIIRTSGEQRLSGFLLWQAAYSELYFCEVDWPGFRHVDFLRALRSYAARHRRFGG from the coding sequence GTGCTGCTCGGTGATGCGCTCTACGGCCCGTACGTCCGTCGCCTGAAGGCGCACCTGGCCAAGGGGCCGCTGCCCCGGCACGTCGCGCTGGTCATGGACGGCAACCGCCGCTGGGCCCGCCGAATGGGTTTCGACAACCCGAGCCTCGGCCACCGGTACGGTGCCGAACACATCGAGAAGGTACTCGGCTGGTGCGCCGAGGCGGGAATTACCCACGTCACCATCTTCGTCGCCTCCACCGACAACCTGCGCAAACGGGAGTCGGCGGAAATGCAGTTCCTGATGGAGACGATCGAGCAGGTCATCGCCGGCCGGATGGTCCGCCAACCCGGCCGGTGGCGGCTGCACCTCGCCGGCCGGATGGACACGCTGCCCGACTCGACCCGGCACGCCCTGAAACTCGCCCAGGACGCCACCCGGGACTGCGACACCGGGCAACACCTGACGGTGGCGGTCGGCTACGACGGCCGTGAGGAAGTGGTCGACGCGCTGCGTTCGTTGTTCGTCCAGGAGGCGGAAGCCGGCACCACCGCCGAGGAGTTGGCCCGGAAACTCACCGCCGACGACATCGCGGCCCACCTCTACACCAGCGGCCAGCCCGACCCGGATCTGATCATTCGTACCAGCGGCGAACAGCGACTCTCCGGCTTCCTGCTGTGGCAGGCCGCCTACTCCGAGCTGTACTTCTGCGAGGTCGACTGGCCAGGCTTCCGACACGTCGACTTCCTACGGGCACTGCGCTCGTACGCCGCCCGGCACCGCCGCTTCGGGGGCTGA